GAACTGAATATTGATGATGTGTTTATAAGGTCATAATCTGGAAAACTTTCATAAATGAAATTTTTTTAAGAAAAATACTTTCATTAATTTTATATCTAAGTTATTCTTTGACTATCGGTGGTGGATGAGCAATGTGCATGAGTTCACCCTATTTCAAAAGGATAAAAAGATGCAAAAAATCACTGCAAAAGATTCAGGAATCCTTGCTATTGGTAATAGTAAAGGTGGTGTAGGTAAGAGTACGTTCTCAGTTCATTGTGCTTTTTTCTTTGCTGAGAAAGGCTACAAAGTTGCCTTGATCGATTTAGATAATCAGGGTAATAGTTCTAAACATTTATTAAAATACAATAAAGAAGCCTCTTTACCTGCTTATGTAAAAAAATCGGATACGAACACAGTCTTAAAAGGCAATGCTGTGGATCTATTCCTAAATGAATTGTCAGACTCGCAGTTATCTATCAATAGTGGTGCAATTGCTGTATTCCAACCAAATCTAGCATTGGCTAATATTAACAACAGTATCGATACTGAAAAAACGGCTACTTTTAAAGAAAACATATCTAAACTACTGAAGCATAAAACAATTATTATTTTTGATACTCCACCAACTTTAGGAAATTTATTGCTTATTCCTTTGTCCGTATCTCATCTGGTTGTTATGCCAACATTATTAAAAAGTTATGCCGTTGATGGTATTTCAGAATATATTGCTTTTGCACAAAAAATTAAAAAAGCTATGAACCCTGATCTGATCTTGGGAGGCGT
The sequence above is a segment of the Gammaproteobacteria bacterium genome. Coding sequences within it:
- a CDS encoding AAA family ATPase; its protein translation is MQKITAKDSGILAIGNSKGGVGKSTFSVHCAFFFAEKGYKVALIDLDNQGNSSKHLLKYNKEASLPAYVKKSDTNTVLKGNAVDLFLNELSDSQLSINSGAIAVFQPNLALANINNSIDTEKTATFKENISKLLKHKTIIIFDTPPTLGNLLLIPLSVSHLVVMPTLLKSYAVDGISEYIAFAQKIKKAMNPDLILGGV